Genomic segment of Peribacillus frigoritolerans:
CCTAAGGAAGACCATGTCTTTCCATAGACTGAATGAGCATGTGCCGCTGCAATGGCGTCCGGTCGCGCTTTATGAATTTCAGAATGAATGGCAAAGGCAGCACCATTCACAGAATGTTCACCCTCTACAATATCACCTTTATGATTGACCAATATAAGATCCGAAACGGAAATTTGACTAAAATGCATCCCAAACGGATTAACCCAGAAATGGTCTGTATATTTAGGATCACGGACCGTAATATGGCCAGCTATCCCTTCATCGAAACCAAACTTTGAAAAAAGACGGAATGAAGCTGCCAACCGTTCCTTCCTGTGAATGCGCTCTTCTTCCAATGTATTGAATGTTGCGGGTTGCAGGGAAATTGTCTTTGTCATTTTTACTTTCCTCCTCAATTTTTCCGTTTTTTTGCCGAACCATCAATTAGCCATTGTGTCCATGTCAGCTTTACCCTTTATATCTTGCTTTACTTCACTTTTGTTTCTGTGATCATTATTCGGACTTAGGAGAGTGATCGTAGTGATGACGACAAAACTAGTAGCGAGCCCGTACAGGATTGGTTGAGTGGAGGAAGGTCCATTTATCACCAATCCGACAATAATAACGATCATGCTGGCCAGAATTGAGTAAAATGCTGCTGTAGCCGTGACCCTTTTCCAAAAGAAACCAAGGATGATCGGAAAGAACACAGCACCGGATAAAATTGCGTAAGCTACATCCAATGCAACTAAAATATCTTGAATCCATATCGAAACGATTATGGTCAATACACCAATCGTTAAAGTTGTAATTCGGGATGTTTTTAAAAATTGTCGTTCACTCATTTTTGGACCGATATATTTTTTAATGATGTCATTAACAACTAAAGTGGACGAAGCAAGCAAAGTTCCTGAAGCTGTGGACATTAGGGCCGATACCACACTCGCAATGACAACCCCCAATAGGCCAGCAGGTAAAGTTTCCATCGCTATACTGGTAAATGCATTTTGGGGATCGCCTAAATCAGGAAGGATAATAAAAGCGCACATTCCAATGATACTGATTGCAATCGCATAAAAAACACTATATAGTCCCGCTCCAATCGTTCCGCCACGAGAAACAGCTTTGGTTCGTGCGGTAAAAAGTCGCTGCCAAATATCTTGGCCAACAACTACCCCTAGAGTAAATAGTAGGAAATATTGAAAAATCGTCTCTCCGCCAATGTTGCCTAACTCGAAATGTGAGGCCGGGAGATTTTCTTTAAGCGAGCCCCACCCTCCTGCCTTAGAGATGCTCATCGGAAGCATGATAAAGAAAATGCCGATCGTCATGATGACGAATTGCACGACATCAGTCATGGTGACTGACCACATACCTCCTAATATTGTATAAAATAAAACGATCCCACCCCCGACAATCATGGAAACCGTTAAATTCCAGCCGGCCAAAACATGTAAAATTGTCCCCATCCCAATCACTTGCGTTACAGTCAGCATGAATGTATAGATAACAGAGACAAGGGCACTGATCAATCTTGTCTGAGAGTTGTAACGCTTCTCAAGCATTTCACTGATCGTCAATACTTTTAAATTAAATATCTTATTTGTTAAAAACAACCCGATAGCAATAATGCCGAGCCCGATCATCACCACTAGCCAAATACCGGATATCCCAAACTGATAACCTAACTTTGCTGTTCCTAGAGTAGAAGCACCCCCTAATATCACAGCAGCTAAACAGGATAAATACATAAAATGACCAAGATTACGTCCTGCCACAATGAAATCATCTGCTGTTTTTGCCCGTTTGGATCCGATTACTCCCACAATGATTAAAACAGAAAAATATAGAATCATGATCGATATATCCAAAATATGCATGTACACATCTCCTTTTGGGCTTGTATTGTTCTTATCGCTTTGTAAAGAGGGAAGAAAGGATTTCACCGATTCCTTCCTTCTTTACAGTTAAATGAAGAAACTATTTGTTAAATTGGGTTTCCAAATCTCCGACTCTCTCTTTTTTCTCCAGTTTCCCTTTTTTTGCGAGAGCAATGAGTGTGATGAATTCATAGACAATATTAGCGGCTGCGGCAGCCGTGATTTGTCCGTGATCGTATGATGGTAAAACCTCAACAAGATCGAATCCAACAAAATCTATATTCGTCAAGCCTCTCACTAAGGCCAAAGCATCATCAATGCTGGCACCGGAAACTTCAGGGGTCCCCGTTCCCGGAGCATAGACCGGATCTAAAAAATCAATGTCAAAAGATAAAAAAACCGGACCATTCGCAACACGCTCATGAATGACCCCCAGCATCTTTTCGACCCCGATACGTTTATAATCGTTTGTCGTATAAACGCCCAAACCTAAATCCCGGGCATCCTGAAGATCTTCCGGTCCGTACAGACCGCCCCTCATACCAATTTGAAGAGATCGAGATACATCGATGAGACCCTCTTCTATTGCGCGGCGAAAAACGGTTCCGTGATTATACTTTTGGTCAAAATAACTATCCCAAGTATCAGAGTGAGCATCGAATTGAAGCAGGGCAACAGGTCCATGTTTTTTAACGATCGCACGTAACTCCCCTAGTGTAATGGAATGATCGCCTCCCAATGAAATGGGAATGATCCCTTTTTCAATGACGGGGGTAAGCTCTTCTTCGATCTTTTTATATGTTTCAGAAATATACCCCGGAATGATTGGAATATCCCCATAATCTATTCCTGATATATAGTCAAAAATATTAATATCTTGTTCTGGATTATAAGGACGTAAAAGGATTGAAAAATCGCGAATGGCCTCTGGTCCGAATCTCGCACCCGTTCTAAATGATTGCCCGGAATCAAAAGGAATCCCCGTAATGACAAAATCCATATGTTCATCTACCCGTTCAACAAATGGGAGCCGCATAAACGTACGCACTCCACAAAAACGGGGTGATTTGAATGAGTCTTTCGGTTGATACTTCATCATGTAACATCCTCCTAAAATCTAATTCTGCCGTAATTTTTTTCACTCCACTGCAATTGCAGCTGTTCCTACAAACTTCCATCTTTTCTAATAGAATGGCTATGGAAATTCTCTTCTTATCTATTACATAAGCAAGATTCAGGCCAACTATTTTGCTGTGGTATATGAGGCTTTTCGTTATTTTGTTTCATTCAATTGATTAAAAACTTAATCATTTTCTTGTTTTTTAATTTAATTTTTGATTATTTCGACTTTTTGATTTATATTTTAATTAAACATGATCCCAAAACCCAAAGGAGCGGAACTTATGTACGATGATATGCTGGAGGAAGAACTAAATAAGATTATTGAAACATCGAATAATAACATTCTCATTACCGATCAAGATGGGATCATTTTATATTCCAACCCAAAGCTTTGGGAGATTTATGGTATGAAAAGTGACTCTTATATCGGTACCTCCGTCTATCAATTAGAAAGTGAAGGCCTTCTCACACCTTCCATCAATGCGATTGTTTTAAAAGAAAAGAAAGCTAAGCGCATAATGCAAGAAACTAAAACGGGTCATGTTGTCATGTCGACTGGCTATCCCATTTTTAATAAGGAAGGACTTCTCGTTAGGGTAATCAGCTATGGTCAGGATCAAACCGAGATTTTGCAATTGCAGGATCAATTTGAGCAATTACAACGAAAAATAAAAGGCTATCAAACGGAAGTCGAGGATTTAAGAGAAAAGGAACTGGATTACCATTATTTGATTGCCAGAAGTAATGAAACGAAGCATATTTTAAAAACGATCCATAATGTTTCAAAAACCGATGCCACGATTCTCTTATTAGGACCTTCCGGGGTAGGAAAAAGCACTTTTGCCCGTGCTGTTCATGACCAAAGCAACCGAAAGAAAGAACCTTTTATCGAAGTGAATTGCAGCACGATACCTGAAAGTTTGTTTGAATCAGAAATATTCGGCTATGAGCCGGGATCATTTACAGGGGCAAATAAACAAGGGAGGCAAGGCCTGATTGAGCAGGCTGACAGCGGGACTCTTTTCTTAGATGAAATCGGTGAACTCCCACTTGCCATGCAAGCTAAATTACTGAAAGTATTACAGGAAAAAAAGATAAAGCGCATCGGCGGAAAAAAAGAAAACCATATTAACTTCCGCCTGGTTGCAGCAACTAATCAAGATTTGAAGGAGATGGTAAGTCAAGGTAAGTTCAGATTGGACTTATTTTATCGTTTGAATGTGATTCCCATCCAAATACCGGCATTACATGAACGTAAAGAAGATATCCCTCTCTTAATTCAGCATTACTTACAGAAAACCAATGATAAATACCAGAAATTCAAAAAAATCCATCCATCGACTTATGAAGTTTTGACTCATTATCATTGGCCCGGAAATATACGGGAATTAGAAAACTTAATTGAACGGTTAATCCTGACCATCGAAGAGCCTATTATATTTCCCGAACACCTTCCCCAATCCATCACAGGGCAAATAGAACAGCCTGAAGATTCCACGTTCCTGGCAATCGAACAGGAATGTGAAGAGAATTTCGATTTAAAGAAGACACTGGAAAAGGTTGAAAGGCAACTGATTGCAAAAGCATGGAAACAATGTAAAACCACATACGAAATGGCAGAACATTTGGGCATCAGCCAGCCAACAGTCATCTATAAATTAAAGAAATACAAAAAGTATTTGTAAATTCATCTGGACTAGAATCTCTGTAAACCATGAAAGGTCCTTAGCGTATAGTCATAGATGCTATTCAAGCTAAGGGCGCTTTTTGAAACCTTATATGCCGGCAATTCTTGAAGTGAAACCTGTGATATAAACATTTAATCAAAAAAATCCACATTCAAATTGAATGGGATTCACAAATATCACATTTCCAAATTATTAATGCTAAAGCTTACATTAATTCAACCGAATGATCATCAGTGAAGCTCCTGCCCCACCCCAACTGTTAGCGACCTGTCACAGGAACGGAAACACAGTGTTGGTTCCATTCACTGTGAATGACCCTGAATTTTGGTTACTTGGAAGCGTAAACCGATTGCCCCCACTTCTCCTGTTGTA
This window contains:
- a CDS encoding class II aldolase/adducin family protein, yielding MRRKVKMTKTISLQPATFNTLEEERIHRKERLAASFRLFSKFGFDEGIAGHITVRDPKYTDHFWVNPFGMHFSQISVSDLILVNHKGDIVEGEHSVNGAAFAIHSEIHKARPDAIAAAHAHSVYGKTWSSLGRLLDPITQDACQFYRDHALFDDFTGVVYASEEGKRIAKALGQYKAVILRNHGLLTVGQSVDSAAWWFITMERSCQAQIMAESVGKPIFIDEEYAKLTAEQTGTEYEGWLSFQPLWDRIRKEQPDFLK
- a CDS encoding sodium:solute symporter — encoded protein: MHILDISIMILYFSVLIIVGVIGSKRAKTADDFIVAGRNLGHFMYLSCLAAVILGGASTLGTAKLGYQFGISGIWLVVMIGLGIIAIGLFLTNKIFNLKVLTISEMLEKRYNSQTRLISALVSVIYTFMLTVTQVIGMGTILHVLAGWNLTVSMIVGGGIVLFYTILGGMWSVTMTDVVQFVIMTIGIFFIMLPMSISKAGGWGSLKENLPASHFELGNIGGETIFQYFLLFTLGVVVGQDIWQRLFTARTKAVSRGGTIGAGLYSVFYAIAISIIGMCAFIILPDLGDPQNAFTSIAMETLPAGLLGVVIASVVSALMSTASGTLLASSTLVVNDIIKKYIGPKMSERQFLKTSRITTLTIGVLTIIVSIWIQDILVALDVAYAILSGAVFFPIILGFFWKRVTATAAFYSILASMIVIIVGLVINGPSSTQPILYGLATSFVVITTITLLSPNNDHRNKSEVKQDIKGKADMDTMAN
- the speB gene encoding agmatinase — translated: MMKYQPKDSFKSPRFCGVRTFMRLPFVERVDEHMDFVITGIPFDSGQSFRTGARFGPEAIRDFSILLRPYNPEQDINIFDYISGIDYGDIPIIPGYISETYKKIEEELTPVIEKGIIPISLGGDHSITLGELRAIVKKHGPVALLQFDAHSDTWDSYFDQKYNHGTVFRRAIEEGLIDVSRSLQIGMRGGLYGPEDLQDARDLGLGVYTTNDYKRIGVEKMLGVIHERVANGPVFLSFDIDFLDPVYAPGTGTPEVSGASIDDALALVRGLTNIDFVGFDLVEVLPSYDHGQITAAAAANIVYEFITLIALAKKGKLEKKERVGDLETQFNK
- a CDS encoding sigma-54 interaction domain-containing protein codes for the protein MYDDMLEEELNKIIETSNNNILITDQDGIILYSNPKLWEIYGMKSDSYIGTSVYQLESEGLLTPSINAIVLKEKKAKRIMQETKTGHVVMSTGYPIFNKEGLLVRVISYGQDQTEILQLQDQFEQLQRKIKGYQTEVEDLREKELDYHYLIARSNETKHILKTIHNVSKTDATILLLGPSGVGKSTFARAVHDQSNRKKEPFIEVNCSTIPESLFESEIFGYEPGSFTGANKQGRQGLIEQADSGTLFLDEIGELPLAMQAKLLKVLQEKKIKRIGGKKENHINFRLVAATNQDLKEMVSQGKFRLDLFYRLNVIPIQIPALHERKEDIPLLIQHYLQKTNDKYQKFKKIHPSTYEVLTHYHWPGNIRELENLIERLILTIEEPIIFPEHLPQSITGQIEQPEDSTFLAIEQECEENFDLKKTLEKVERQLIAKAWKQCKTTYEMAEHLGISQPTVIYKLKKYKKYL